Below is a genomic region from Calditrichota bacterium.
CACGTCGGGATAATGAATCACCAGCGTTTCGGGAGCAAATAGGATGAACCCATTGCGCGTTTGGGCGACCCTCTCTCTGGTCGCCGGATTAGTTGCCTTCGGTGCGATCGGCTGCTCGGAGCCGCCGGACGACGCCATTATGAAGGCCGAAGATGCGATCAAGAAAGCCGTTGAGGCAGGTGCGGAGGAGGCATCGCCGCGGTTGCTCGGCAAGGCGCGCACCGCGCTATCGGAAGCGCGCGCCCTCGCCGATCAGGGTCACAACAGCGATGCCCGCAAGAAAGCCGAACTGGCTGTCATTCAAGCCGAACAGGCTG
It encodes:
- a CDS encoding DUF4398 domain-containing protein, with the protein product MNPLRVWATLSLVAGLVAFGAIGCSEPPDDAIMKAEDAIKKAVEAGAEEASPRLLGKARTALSEARALADQGHNSDARKKAELAVIQAEQAERNAIRTGGKRMTRPGGGGGDE